In a single window of the Flavobacterium sp. W4I14 genome:
- a CDS encoding putative Holliday junction resolvase (product_source=KO:K07447; cath_funfam=3.30.420.140; cog=COG0816; ko=KO:K07447; pfam=PF03652; smart=SM00732; superfamily=53098; tigrfam=TIGR00250): MARILAFDYGTKRIGIAVTDPLQIIATGLDTVHPKDVIEYVKKYMLTEQVEAFVLGDPKQMDGSPSDSAQHVKGFATLLKKSFPEIPRHWVDERFTSKLAHQVIMQSGLKKMDRRDKDRVDTIAATIILQYFMESNRL; the protein is encoded by the coding sequence ATGGCACGGATCCTCGCATTTGATTACGGAACAAAACGCATCGGCATCGCGGTAACCGATCCCTTACAGATTATCGCGACAGGACTGGATACGGTGCACCCGAAAGATGTGATTGAATACGTTAAAAAATATATGCTAACCGAGCAGGTGGAGGCTTTTGTATTGGGCGATCCCAAACAGATGGACGGTTCTCCGTCTGATTCGGCACAACATGTAAAGGGTTTTGCTACGCTGCTAAAAAAATCGTTCCCCGAAATCCCCAGGCACTGGGTAGATGAACGTTTTACGTCTAAACTCGCCCATCAGGTCATTATGCAAAGTGGCCTAAAAAAAATGGACAGAAGAGATAAAGACAGGGTTGATACCATTGCTGCAACCATCATTTTACAATATTTTATGGAAAGTAACCGTTTATAA